The following nucleotide sequence is from Acidobacteriota bacterium.
TTTCGGATCAGATGTACGCCTCTGGCCTGGCGGGCGCCCCCGTCCCCTTCGCCCTTCTCACGGGCCTGATTCACGGCATCGGATATTACCGAAAGTACCGGGAGAGGGAATTGGACGCATCTCGCCTCGGGAACGCCCTCGCCCTGGCCCGCCTCCAGCAGCTTCGGTCTCAGGTCAACCCCCACTTTCTCTTTAACACCCTCAACGCCATTGGAGCCCTCAGCCGCCGGGACCCGGAGGCGACGAACCGGATGATCACGCTCCTGTGCGCCCTGCTGCGCCGCTCCTTGGATTCGCAGACCAGGCAGATGGTCCCCCTCGGGGAGGAGGTGGCCTTCGCGATGGACTACCTGGAGATCGAACGCGTGCGGTTCTCCGACCGCTTGAAGACGGTCTTCGACGTTCCCGACGACCTCCTCGACGTCGAGGTTCCCAGCCTGATCCTTCAACCCCTCGTGGAGAATGCCGTCCGCCACGGCATCGCACCCAGGTCCGCTCCGGGCCTGGTCACCGTGAGCGCAAGGAGGACGGAAACCTCCTTGAATCTCGTCGTGGAGGACGACGGCGCGGGCCTTCAGCCGGCTCGGGGGAATTCCGACGGGCTCGGTCTGCGGCTCACGCGCGAACGCCTCGAACTCCTGTACAGGGGCGCCGCCCGATTCGACGTGTCCGTCCGCGCCGGCGGCGGCACCATCGCAACGGTCACGCTGCCTCTTCCAGCCGGCGGACACGAGCCGCATGGGGAGCCCACAAGATGACGCTCAGAGTCGTGATCGCGGACGACGAACCCCTCGCTCGGGACCAGCTTCGCCACCTTCTCTCGACCGAACACGACGTAACCATCGTCCGGGAGTGCGCCAACGGGCCCGAGACCGTGGCGGCGGTGCGCGCGGACAAGCCCGACCTGCTTCTCCTGGACATCCAGATGCCGGACCGGGACGGCTTCGAGGTCCTGTTCGAATTGCGG
It contains:
- a CDS encoding histidine kinase; the encoded protein is MQADKESTAAMAAGNRRGLFALGVFAALTLTGVFFAAELYFGFFGSELDKPFSYYLIWTLSTAWSWLAVFPILLACARRWPFTAERWGRSLAGHALCFLVVSPLQVTLDILLTTTGYALDRGTHLLALLSLSDQMYASGLAGAPVPFALLTGLIHGIGYYRKYRERELDASRLGNALALARLQQLRSQVNPHFLFNTLNAIGALSRRDPEATNRMITLLCALLRRSLDSQTRQMVPLGEEVAFAMDYLEIERVRFSDRLKTVFDVPDDLLDVEVPSLILQPLVENAVRHGIAPRSAPGLVTVSARRTETSLNLVVEDDGAGLQPARGNSDGLGLRLTRERLELLYRGAARFDVSVRAGGGTIATVTLPLPAGGHEPHGEPTR